Within the Rhizobium sp. BG4 genome, the region GCCTATACCTACGGTCTAGAAGATTGTCAGATCAAAGTTGAAGTAGTTGACGGCGCCATCATGCTGACCGGTATGGCGTCGTCAGAGGAAGCCTCACGTATGGCGACCTCGATTGCTGCCGACTTCACGTCAAAACAGGTAATTTGTGGTCTGCAGGTCGCTGTCACGTCAAGGCGCGCCTGAAGCTGATCGCAAAACAGAACCGCTATGTTTCAAACAAGGAAGAGACCATGAAAAAGACGCTCGTTCTCGCGGTGGCCACCACACTTGGCTTTGGCTCCGTTGCCGCGGCAGCCGATACCCACCACAGCAAAAGGCAGCATAAGCAGCAGGTTGCGTCACAGCCGAAAGAGCGGCTGGGTACGCTTTCCTGCGAAGTCGCCGGCGGTATTGGCCTTCTGATCGGCTCCAGCCGCGCGGTGGATTGCCAGTTCAAGCAGCGAACCGGGAAGGTCGAACGTTACAACGGTACGATCGGAAAGCTCGGCATTGATGTCGGGGTGACCGGCAAATCCTATCTGAGCTGGATCGTGGTCAACACGAAGCCGACGACAGTTGGCGAAGGCAGCCTTGCCGGGACCTATGTCGGAGCGTCCGCTGGCGCATCTCTTGGTTTGGGCCTGGGGGCAAACGCGCTGGTTGGAGGCAATGCCACCAATTTTGGCCTGCAGCCGCTCAGTGCTGAAGCCGGGACCGGTCTCAATGTCGCAGCCGGCGTCTCGCGCCTGCAACTCCGTAAGGCAGACTAATCCGCGATCGTTCTCATCCCGACGGCCATGAATCCGATCGCCGGGCGCACTAGAGGGGCAAGGCTGTGCCCCTCTTATGATTTTGGATGCCGACTACAAGGTAATACCCAGCTGGTATCAGAGAGCCAAGACGCATCGAGCAGGGTAGTCGTCACGCTGCTGGGACGTGCACCGGCATGGTGAAAGTGAGTGGATGGCATTGAACTCTTCTGCAGAAACCGGCAAAGCGGCAGCGCCTTAGATTAGGGTGTCAGTTCAGTCGCAACAAAGCTTGAACGCCAGACCCCAACCACGCGATCTGCCGAGCCCATTCGGCACTCAGCTGATTGGCCTAAGCCTGAAGCAATTTGTTTCCCAGTTCGGCGCTGACGTTGTCCGGCTCGACAGGCTCCGACTTCGACCCGTATGAAAATGCCAATTGAAGCGCCGTACGACGAGGTTCATCTCCCCGCCTGCGTCGCCAAGGCCCCAGCGCCCCGCGTCGCCGACGTGCTCGTTGACGATGAGCGACAGAGGCGTCGCCTTCACGGCCGGCACGAAGTCCGGCGAGGTATCGGCGTCAGGCGAATGTCGTCACGCTTGATCGACTCGATAAAATCGATCGTAAGCTCTCAGTGAAATCGCCTCACGAATGCGCGACACCGCGGCCCGATCCGTCTCAGCCCGCTGCAAGAGCTGACAGTTCCGGCCGATATGGTCTGCATTAGAATAGCCCGTCAGCTTCTGGAACGCCGCGTTGCAGAAAATAATCGAGTTGTCGTCTTGGCTCGGATCGGTGCCGATCATCGGCATGCGCGCTCCGCGGCCAACGGGTCTTCCCGCACATGCGCATCCGCTAGGCGGTTTCCAGCTGTCCTGGCGTCCAGCCGTCTCTGGTCGGTGTCCTGCATCGTCAGCCTCTGAAAGTCCACACGGTCAGTTTCGGCGCAGGATATGGTCCCGCATTTACTCGGATTCGGGGAAGACAAAGAGACGTTGTCGATAGTGTCTATAACCTTTCTTGTCCTGGTTAGAAAAATCCCTCCTCAATCAACCATAACTCCGCCCCGCCTTGCCGTACGCACCTCGCAATTGGTGTGATCAGCCAAGACAGTGACAAGGGAACAAAAGGTGTATACTAACCTGCTAATTGACAGCACCGAAGAACGACGGATCGACCGCGAGATCAATCAAACCAGCTCAGGATCAGATCCGTTCGCTGCCGCGATGCGGGCCTCGCGGATGCCGATGATCATCAACGATCCCCGTCGCCCGGACAACCCAATCGTTTTCGTCAACGAAGCCTTTGCCGCCCTCACGGGATACAGCCGCCAGGAAGCGCTGGGACGGAACTGCCGCTTTCTCCAGGGACCCGGCACGAATTCGCACGACGTCGAAAGAATCCGAAAAGCGGTCGCCGATAAACGCCCCATCGAGATAGACCTTCTCAACTATCGTAAGGACGGCTCGCTGTTCTGGAACAGGCTGCTCATATCACCGGTCTTCGACGGCGGGGAGCTGACCTATTTCTTTGCCTCCCAGTATGACGCGACTTCGGAGCGGACAGCGCCGTCCCGTCCGGAGCAGCAGGAGCTGGAAGCCACGCTCCAGCGCCGGATCGTCGATCTGACGGCAAGCGAGGAGAGGCTAAACTTCACCCTCAAGGCGGGCGGCCTTGGAGTTTGGACGCTGGACGTTCAGGACGGGCGGCTGGTCTGTTCGCCGATCTGCAAGGCGAACTTCGGACGCCAACCTGCCGAGAACTTCACCTACGACGATTTGCGAGCATCAGTGCATCCCGATGATTTGGAACGGTGGCAGCAGACCGTTGCGGCGGCGCTGGCGTCCGATGGCAACCTTCATGTCGAGTACAGGATCATCAAGCCGGATGGCAGTCCTGCGTGGATCGAAGTCCGGGCGGAGACGAAGTTCGACGAAGCGGGACGGCCTTTGCAGATGAGCGGCGTTTCGATCGACACGACCGAACGCAGGCAGGCGGAGGCCTATCGCGCGATGATGGCCCAGGAAATGGGACATCGGATGAAGAACATGCTGGCGACCACCCAGTCGATCGTCAATTAGTCGCTGCGTGCAGACCAGTCGATCGAGAGGATGAGGTCGACAATATCGGAACGTCTGGCAGCCTTGTCCCGCTCCGCAGACGTTCTGCGCGGGCGAGAGTTCGAGACGCTCGGCTTGCGCGAGATAGTGGAGCAGGCAGTCGCGCCTTTCAACGAGGCCGGCCGCATCGCGTCCGACGGGCCTGACCTCGAGGTCTCACATCGGTCGAATACAAGCCTTTCGCTGGCTCTGCACGAGCTCGCGACAAACGCGGTAAGGTACGGCGCTCTTTCCGTGCCGGATGGCCACGTCGATATCGACTGGAGTGTCGGTGGAGGCGACTTCAAATTCCGATGGCGCGAATCCGGCGGGCCGACTGTCGTGGAGCCGAGACGACGAGGCTTCGGAACGAAACTTATTCAGATGCTCGGCGCGAGCCTGCGTGGCAAGGCCGACATCGAATTTCGCCCGGAGGGTCTGTCGTTTACCGTTACGACTTCAAAAGATGCACTAACGCAGCCTTGCTGAAGGAGGCGACTGTGACGACGCTGCTCGGTCTACCGCGCTACTCCAGGTCGGTTTTCGTGACATGAAGGCAGCAGCCGCGCCGCCATCCCGACGCGGCTCGCGGCCGCCAAATGGCCTCGCCACTGTTTCAGGTACGGCGGTGAACCCGTCGCACAAAGAGATCGTCGCACAAGCCAAGGCTCAACCCAGCCCCATCCGTGCGACGAACTCGCTTGAAGAAACGCGCATCGATCGTGTAAATTGTTTCCGGGAGCGCACCTCCACCGCGCTCCATTGAGGCCGTCCAAGCTGCCTCTAACTCTCACCTTGGGCGGTCTCTTCAATCAGTTCGAATGGGTATCGCCGATGGCAGTTGCAGTGATCGCTAGCCTTGCATCCTTCCTCCTGGGGATGATCACCGTGCGCATGGCCGGGCTTCGGCATGAAGTGATCGGCGGGTTGCTTGGGCTGAGCTGGTTCTGGGGAACTTCATCTGGCTAATGCAGAATAAGCGGCGTGAGATTGAAGCGATCAAAAAGGAGCTAGAGCGAATGTATCCCCGGCTGAACTTCTAAGCTTCATCGCATTCCTGCATAGAAAAAGCCCACGCGAGGGCGGCGCGTGGGCTTTCATTATCTCTGCCAATGGGTTCTGAGGGGAGCAGAGATTGAACGCGTGCGGTTGGGTTTCCATAACGTTCGCCGATTAAACGACTCGGGTGACGTTGGGTTCCATCGAATCTTGGAAAAATGGATTGTACCCATGTTGACAAATCGCTGCGCCCTATTTTAGCAATCCGCTCGTGATGGACCTGAGATAACCATCACGAGAAATGCTGGTGCGCATGAAGAGACCCCGGGATCCAGGGCAAAGGTGGTTCCGGGGTCTTTTTTTTGCAAAAAAGGCGCCGGTGTTTCCACCGGCGCAGTTGGTCATACAGTTGAGAACTGCCGCCCGACTTAGCAAGAACTGGGGTAGCTTGCTCGAACAGGTAAACAAAGCGCCGGGCGGCACAAAGTCAACCTGCGTGGAGCCTTGAAGTTCCCTAGGCTACGCGTTTTCGCTCTGTTTCTGGTCTCAAGGCCGCATCTTTCGCCATTTGGATCATGTACGCGACAAAAGGTTTGTCGCTCAATTCCGCCAACTTCTTTGCTGCTTCCAGATGATCGACGAGATGAACTTGCGACATATCTACCTCCTGACTGTCCGCATATTCATCTTTGCTAATGAATCTTAAGCGAAGCTTACCATGGGTAGACTATTTTTGGCCTTTGATGCCGCATGGGTAGTACAGAGGAGTTTGCCGCTCGGCATACGCAGGAAGAAACTCTGACAATCGACTGAAAGAGCGCCGAGCGGCAGCGTAACAACTTGCGGTGAGCTTACTGGTTCCAAGAAAAAAGCCACCACAAGGCTTAATTCGTGGTGGCTGCCAAGTCGTTGATGGAGAACGGTTTGCCATCAATGCGATATTGTTATTGGCATTGACTGGCATCTGCAAGAGCGCAGCAACCCGTTCATCATCCATTGGCTAGCGCGGATCCCATCTTCACGCATGTCTAACACCATCTGACAGCTTTCATATGATCGCGCGATCACGGTCACGGAAGCCGATGAAAAACCTGCGGCCGTTCAAATGCACGCGTCGCTTCATGAGAAGATGAACATGATCCTCGGCGTCTTCCTCAAGGTTTATCAACGACAGGAAGCGGACAGACGCCATCGACGCGGTCCCCGCCGACGGGCTGGGCCCATCTGAGCTGGAACCCTTTGGACCTCGTCTTTTCGTCGGCAGCCTTCGGTGGGCTTATCGCCTGATGCATACCCCGTGCGAGCCGGTCAAAACCGGGCCCCGCGTACGGCGAGAAGCCGCTTAGCGGTCGGCCCTCGAACATGCTTATTGAGGGCCGAGTTATCATGCACACCCCACTCGATCTCCTTGGCGTTGGCATCTTTCTTCCGGTCACGAGCGATTTGTCGAGGCGGCTCCCGTTAGTCAAGATCGATCACCTTGAACTCGCAGCTCCCTTCTCGGAGGTCTCTTCGAGTTCTGAGATATGCTTGAACTTTTCCGGGACGAGGCCGGCGACCCGGTCGACGTAGATCGTCGCGGCAGGTCTACGAGACCCCCATAAAATGAAAGACTGGATTGCGTTGGTCGGCGAGGTGGCGGGTGAGCTGATCATGCTGCACCTGGTCTGTCGATCGTCAGGAAGTGGCGTACAACCGGCTTTTCGGTCCCCGTATGGTACGCGAGCACCTTGCCCTGCAGGTCTGCATCGGCATGCGAAACGCGCTTGTGCTGGCGAAGATGCTCGGCCCAGGACTCCACCATGAACCATTCCACGATCTTCTCTGGATCGGCGGAATCTTCCGTCACGCCCCAGCCATAGGCGCCATCGCGACGACGTTCCTGGGAGAGCGTGTCGAGGGCGTGCAGAAACGCTTTGCGGTGCTGCTTTTCGACATGATATTCGATCAGGATCAGGACCGGTCCACGGTCATGAGCGACGGGCTCGGCAACGAGAGGCTCCGGCCAGTGGGCCGACGGGACCAGATCGGCATCCCCGGTCGGCAGCTTCACGCGGTGCATGATGAGCCCGGCGACCAGCAGACCGGCCGCGCCGATCACCAGCGCGCCGGAAACGCCAACTGCTTCACCGACGGCGCCCCAGCCAAGGCTGCCGGCCGTCATCGCGCCGTTGAAAACGGTGAGATAGACGGCAAGACCACGACCGCGCACCCAGTTCGGAAGGACAGCCTGAGCGGCACCATTGAGCGTTGTCAGAGCGGTAATCCACGCCCCGCCCAGAAAAAGCAGAGCGATAATGGCAATCGAATTCGAAGGCGCAAGGGCCAGGACTGACATCACGATAGCGGTGGTGATGGCTGCGCCAAGCAACAGGCCATCGGCGCTCAAACGTTCGCGCAGCTTCGGCATGACGAGCGCTCCGCCGATCGCACCGGCACCGACCGCGCCAAGCAGGATACCATAAAAGCTTGCACCACCGCCGAGAAGCTGGCGGGCTACCAGGGGAAGAAGGGCCCAGACCGCACTGGCGAAGGCGAAGAAGATTGCAGCGCGCAGCAGCACGACATGCAACGGGCGGCTTGCACGGGTGTAGCGAAGGCCAGCGCGAAAGGCTCCGAAGAAATTCTCCTGCAAAGCATCATTCGAATTTTTGGCGCGCGGCCACCAGACAAGTGCTGCGATGACGATGATATAGCTCGCGACGTCAGCACCATAGGTGAGACCCGCGCCGAACGCCGCAAGCAGAAGACCGCCTGCGGCCGGCCCGATCGACCGCGCAATGTTGATGCCGAGCGAATTCAGCGCCACGGCACTTTTGACGTCTTCCCGTCTGACGAGTTCGGGCACGATCGCCTGCCAGGTCGGCCCCATCAGCGCAGCGCCGATACCGCCGAGAAATGTCAGACCGATGAGGGCACTGACCGAGAGCATGCCCGTCTGGGCAAGAGCCATAAGGCTGATGCTGACAGAGGCGAGCAGCAGCTGGACGGCAATCAGGAACTTGCGCCGGTCGAGAATATCGGTCAGGACGCCGGCCGGGATGGCGAGCAGGAAGATCGGCAGCGTGCCCGCCGCCTGGACCATGGCGACAGCCGCCGGCGAGGCCGAAAGATCGGTCATCAGCCAGGAACTGGCGACATCGCGCATGAAGCTGCCGGTGTTGCCGAGAACGGTCGCAGCCCAGAGGACCGCGAAGACCGGTTGTGCAAGCGGTGCAAAGCTGCCCCCGGGCGACTTTGTGGTGCTCATTGTTCAGCTCCCTTGGTGATATCGAAAATGGTGACGAGGACGAAGGCGCCCGCGAGGCCGAGATGTTCGAAGAAGGCGTTGGTTGCCATCATCCGCTCCATGCCGGCGGGCAGTTCCCAGAAGCGGAGCGCGATGAAGGTCGCAAGGACAGTGAAGCCGGCGAGCGCGAGAGCGCCTGCCCACCGGAGCGTGCCAGAGACAACCAGGGCCGACGCAGTCAGCTCGAAGGCAATGACGGCGACAGCAAAGACCGGGGCCGGGTGGAGACCGAAATGCTCCATCTCGGCGATCGCGCCGCCGAAATCGAAGATCTTGGTCAGCGGGCCCTGGATATAGGCGGCGCAAAGCGAGAGCAGCGCGACCGTTCGCACGGCGGGCGCCGAAACGACATCGGCCAGAAGCCTGCGCGAGTTTGAAGGAGAGTGGCTGGTCATCATTGCTCCTGCGATCTGGGCCGGTCGGTTCGAGCGGCGCTGTGTTCGTCTGATGGAGCGATATTGCCGGGAACCATTGCGGCCAACAATTGCATCAATAGTTTCGATTTAATTGCGATAAACGCAATTATTCGCGGGAGTTTTCCCCTCTTATAAAACAAGCCTGGGGCAGCGGTCTCCCGCTGCCCAGGCCGATACGTCGTTCGATTATCGCGTCAGCCTCAAACGGCCCAGCAGGAGCAACCGAGTGCGCCGAAGAAGCCCTTGAGATCCGCGATCGGCAGCTTCGAGGTCCAGGCACCGGCATGGTCGTGGCTATGAACGCCGCAGTCGCTGGCGCAGCCGCAGGTGGAGATGGCCGTGCGGCGCAGCGAGCGTGCGCCCGCCCCTTCGGGTTCGCCCCAGGCAGCGTAGCCGCCGAACTTGCGCACCGGAGACCAATCCGGCATGGCGGGCGGGATATTGCTTTCGTCGTAGTTGGCGAAGTCACCCGAGCCGTAGACGATCTTGCCGCCGACCATCGTCAGATCGGAGGTCAGGAACGAGATCTCGTCCTCGGCGCAGGTGAAAAAGTCCTTGCTTGGCACCACGAGATCGGCGAACTGGCCTTTCTCGATGCGGCCCTTCTTGCCCTCTTCGTTGGAGAACCAGGTGACCTTTTCCGTCCACATCCTGAGCGCGGTCTCGCGGTCGAGGCAATTGGCACGCGGATAGAGCTGCATGCCGCCGACCGTTTTGCCCGTCACCATCCAGGAGAGCGATACCCACGGATTGTAGGAGGCGACACGCGTCGCATCCGTGCCGGCCGAAACATTGACGCCCTTGTCGAGCATGCGGCGGATCGGCGGCGTGGCCTCGGCAACGCCGTGGCCGTAACGCTCGACGAAATATTCGCCCTGATAGGCCATGCGATGCTGGGTGGCGATACCGCCGCCGAGTGCCGCGATACGGTCGATCGAGCGCTCCGAGATGGTCTCGGCATGGTCGAAGAACCAGTTGAGGCCCTCGAGCGGAATGTCCTTGTTGACCTTCTCGAAGACATCGAGCGAGCGCGAGATGGTTTCGTCATAAGTGGCGTGCATGCGCCAGGGCCAGCGGTTTTCGGCGAGAACGCGCACGACTTCCTCGAGCTCGCCTTCCATCTCCGGCGCCATTTCCGGGCGCGGCTGGCGGAAGTCCTCGAAATCGGCGGCGGAGAAGACCAGCATCTCGCCGGCACCATTGTGGCGGAAGTAGTCGTTGCCCTGCTTGTATTTGACCGAAGACGTCCAGTTGAGGAAGTCTTCCTTCTCCTGCTTCGGCTTCTGGGTGAACAGGTTATAGGCGAGACGAACTGTCAGCTGATTTTCGTCGGAGAGCTTCTGGATGACCTCGTAGTCATCGGGATAGTTCTGATTGCCGCCACCGGCGTCGATCACACCGGTAACGCCGAGACGATTGAGCTCGCGCATGAAATGTCGGGTGGAATTGACCTGGTAGTCGAAGGGCAGCTTGGGGCCTTTTGCCAGCGTCGAATAGAGAATGCCGGCGTTCGGCTTGGCAAGCAGCATGCCGGTCGGGTTGCCGTTGGCGTCGCGCGTGATCTCCCCGCCGGGCGGGTTCGGTGTGTCGCGGGTATAGCCGACGGCGCGGAGCGCAGCACCGTTCAAAAGCGCGCGGTCATAGAGATGCAGCAGGAAGACCGGCGTATCGGGCGCAACCGCATTGATCTCCTCGATCGTCGGCAGGCGCTTTTCGGCGAACTGGTGTTCGGTGAAGCCGCCGACGACGCGAACCCATTGCGGGGCCGGCGTGATCGCTACCTGACGCTTGAGCATGTCCATCGCGTCAGCCAGCGAACGAACGCCGTCCCAGCGCAGTTCCATGTTGTAGTTCAGACCACCGCGCACGACGTGGGTGTGGTTGTCGATCAGGCCGGGTAGGACGCGCTTGCCCTTGAGGTCGACGATCTTGGTGTCGGGGCCAGCGAGCGCCATGATCTCGGCGTCGGTGCCGACTTCAAGAAAGGTCCCGTCCTTGATAGCGACTGCGCTGGCAGTTGGATTGGTGCGATCGAGCGTGGTGATCAGACCGTGGTGGAGGATGAGGTCGGCGAACATGGGAAATGCTCCTGGCTTTATTATTAAGATTGATTTCAACGCCTTGCGCCGGGATCGACGGGCTGGGGCCCACCGCAAGCGAATCTCCTCTTGCGGTGTCAGCTATCGGACTTGTGCTGATCGTGGCGAGACAGGACAACGTCGTTGCGGCTCTCGCCCTTCGGCATATGGCCGAACATGTGCGGCTTGATCTGGTTGATCCAGGAGACGGCTGCGGGCTCCCTGCCGATCAGCGTCTTGGCGAAAGGAATGAGCTGTTCGCCAACCAGAATGCCAAGCAGGCCGACAAGGGCCACGATCGGCGGCGCGGGAGAGCGAACATTGAGCAGGCTGTAGACGATACCGACCAGAAGACCGGCGCCGATGGAAAGAATGTAGAGTTTCATGGGGGCATCCTCGACTGTGAATGAAGCCGCCTCCGCATCCGGACGTGCGATCCTGCGGAAGCGGCGGTGATGGGTGATTACTTGGCTGGGTTCGGGCCGATGCGCTTGCCGTGGCTGACGCGCTCGGCGCCGCCGTGGACATGCGTGACCGCGTAGTCGATGCCCATGCCGTAGGCGCCGGAATGTTCCTTCACCAGCGACGTGACCGCGTTATACGTCTCCTTGCGTGCCCAGTCGCGCTGCCACTCAAGCAGGACCTGCTGCCAGGTCACCGGAATTACGCCCGCCTGCACCATGCGGTCCATAGCGCGATTGTGGGCTTCCAGCGAGGTGCCGCCGGAGGCGTCGGCGACCATGTAGATCTCGTAGTCCGGGACGTCGTTGAGAGCGGAAAGCGCGAACGTCGTGTTGCACACTTCCGTCCAGAGACCGGAGACGACGATCTTCTTAGCGCCGCCGGCGGCATTCTTGGCAAGGGCGTCACGAACGTTCTGGTCGTCCCAGGAGTTCATCGACGTGCGCTCCAGAATGTCGTTCTCGGGGAAGACGCCGAGCAGTTCCGGGAAGGTGTTGCCGGAGAAGCTTTCCGTCTCGACCGTGGTGATCGTGGTCGGGATGTCGAAAATCCTGGCGGCCTTGGCGAGACCGACGACGTTGTTTTTCAATGTCTGCCGGTCGATCGACTGGACGCCGAAGGCCATCTGCGGCTGCTGGTCGATGAAGATGAGCTGGCTGTTTGCCGGGGTCAGGACTTGGAGCTTGGACATGGTACTTTCCTCGTGGTTGCGGCCCGCATGGGGTGCCTGAAAATCGATAGCGGCGGGCGGGAGCTTCCTGGCCCGCAGGCCGTTTCGCTCGCCGTCCTGGCTGCTGAAATCAAACCTAGCGTTCGACGCCGCGCTGCAGAATTGCAATAATTCTATTGAATGAATTGCGAAAAATGAAATAACCCTTGAGGATGCATGGGTCTGGATGTGCACGAAGGGCCGCGATCCTTGCCGATCGCAGCCCTCGTTGTCGTCAGATGTCTGGTATGCTCCTACGCAGCCAGGGGCACGAGGTTGGATTCTATTTCAGCGCGCATTGCCTCATAACGGCTGGGCAGCTTGAGCACCTCTCCGAGATGGGCGGTGTCCTCGTCTCGATTGAAGCCCGGTTCGTTCGTTGCGATCTCGAACAGAACGCCACCGGGCGTGCGGAAATAGATGGCCCA harbors:
- a CDS encoding HWE histidine kinase domain-containing protein, which produces MRSTISERLAALSRSADVLRGREFETLGLREIVEQAVAPFNEAGRIASDGPDLEVSHRSNTSLSLALHELATNAVRYGALSVPDGHVDIDWSVGGGDFKFRWRESGGPTVVEPRRRGFGTKLIQMLGASLRGKADIEFRPEGLSFTVTTSKDALTQPC
- a CDS encoding XapX domain-containing protein; protein product: MKLYILSIGAGLLVGIVYSLLNVRSPAPPIVALVGLLGILVGEQLIPFAKTLIGREPAAVSWINQIKPHMFGHMPKGESRNDVVLSRHDQHKSDS
- a CDS encoding PAS domain-containing protein, encoding MYTNLLIDSTEERRIDREINQTSSGSDPFAAAMRASRMPMIINDPRRPDNPIVFVNEAFAALTGYSRQEALGRNCRFLQGPGTNSHDVERIRKAVADKRPIEIDLLNYRKDGSLFWNRLLISPVFDGGELTYFFASQYDATSERTAPSRPEQQELEATLQRRIVDLTASEERLNFTLKAGGLGVWTLDVQDGRLVCSPICKANFGRQPAENFTYDDLRASVHPDDLERWQQTVAAALASDGNLHVEYRIIKPDGSPAWIEVRAETKFDEAGRPLQMSGVSIDTTERRQAEAYRAMMAQEMGHRMKNMLATTQSIVN
- a CDS encoding amidohydrolase produces the protein MFADLILHHGLITTLDRTNPTASAVAIKDGTFLEVGTDAEIMALAGPDTKIVDLKGKRVLPGLIDNHTHVVRGGLNYNMELRWDGVRSLADAMDMLKRQVAITPAPQWVRVVGGFTEHQFAEKRLPTIEEINAVAPDTPVFLLHLYDRALLNGAALRAVGYTRDTPNPPGGEITRDANGNPTGMLLAKPNAGILYSTLAKGPKLPFDYQVNSTRHFMRELNRLGVTGVIDAGGGNQNYPDDYEVIQKLSDENQLTVRLAYNLFTQKPKQEKEDFLNWTSSVKYKQGNDYFRHNGAGEMLVFSAADFEDFRQPRPEMAPEMEGELEEVVRVLAENRWPWRMHATYDETISRSLDVFEKVNKDIPLEGLNWFFDHAETISERSIDRIAALGGGIATQHRMAYQGEYFVERYGHGVAEATPPIRRMLDKGVNVSAGTDATRVASYNPWVSLSWMVTGKTVGGMQLYPRANCLDRETALRMWTEKVTWFSNEEGKKGRIEKGQFADLVVPSKDFFTCAEDEISFLTSDLTMVGGKIVYGSGDFANYDESNIPPAMPDWSPVRKFGGYAAWGEPEGAGARSLRRTAISTCGCASDCGVHSHDHAGAWTSKLPIADLKGFFGALGCSCWAV
- a CDS encoding hydrolase; its protein translation is MSKLQVLTPANSQLIFIDQQPQMAFGVQSIDRQTLKNNVVGLAKAARIFDIPTTITTVETESFSGNTFPELLGVFPENDILERTSMNSWDDQNVRDALAKNAAGGAKKIVVSGLWTEVCNTTFALSALNDVPDYEIYMVADASGGTSLEAHNRAMDRMVQAGVIPVTWQQVLLEWQRDWARKETYNAVTSLVKEHSGAYGMGIDYAVTHVHGGAERVSHGKRIGPNPAK
- a CDS encoding BON domain-containing protein, translating into MLFQSFASVATAADPIASSEAIRCLLAYTYGLEDCQIKVEVVDGAIMLTGMASSEEASRMATSIAADFTSKQVICGLQVAVTSRRA
- a CDS encoding DoxX family protein; translated protein: MTSHSPSNSRRLLADVVSAPAVRTVALLSLCAAYIQGPLTKIFDFGGAIAEMEHFGLHPAPVFAVAVIAFELTASALVVSGTLRWAGALALAGFTVLATFIALRFWELPAGMERMMATNAFFEHLGLAGAFVLVTIFDITKGAEQ
- a CDS encoding MFS transporter; the encoded protein is MSTTKSPGGSFAPLAQPVFAVLWAATVLGNTGSFMRDVASSWLMTDLSASPAAVAMVQAAGTLPIFLLAIPAGVLTDILDRRKFLIAVQLLLASVSISLMALAQTGMLSVSALIGLTFLGGIGAALMGPTWQAIVPELVRREDVKSAVALNSLGINIARSIGPAAGGLLLAAFGAGLTYGADVASYIIVIAALVWWPRAKNSNDALQENFFGAFRAGLRYTRASRPLHVVLLRAAIFFAFASAVWALLPLVARQLLGGGASFYGILLGAVGAGAIGGALVMPKLRERLSADGLLLGAAITTAIVMSVLALAPSNSIAIIALLFLGGAWITALTTLNGAAQAVLPNWVRGRGLAVYLTVFNGAMTAGSLGWGAVGEAVGVSGALVIGAAGLLVAGLIMHRVKLPTGDADLVPSAHWPEPLVAEPVAHDRGPVLILIEYHVEKQHRKAFLHALDTLSQERRRDGAYGWGVTEDSADPEKIVEWFMVESWAEHLRQHKRVSHADADLQGKVLAYHTGTEKPVVRHFLTIDRPGAA
- a CDS encoding PAS domain-containing protein; this translates as MPMIGTDPSQDDNSIIFCNAAFQKLTGYSNADHIGRNCQLLQRAETDRAAVSRIREAISLRAYDRFYRVDQA
- a CDS encoding DUF992 domain-containing protein; the encoded protein is MKKTLVLAVATTLGFGSVAAAADTHHSKRQHKQQVASQPKERLGTLSCEVAGGIGLLIGSSRAVDCQFKQRTGKVERYNGTIGKLGIDVGVTGKSYLSWIVVNTKPTTVGEGSLAGTYVGASAGASLGLGLGANALVGGNATNFGLQPLSAEAGTGLNVAAGVSRLQLRKAD